CTCTCCTTGCCAGTAATAATCTTGACCTCGAAGCGACTGttgcttcttcctcttctccttcaCTTTCTTCGCTGTCTAGAACAACAATGGATTCAGGCATTGAAGCTTCTTCCAAGGCCGACTTCTCAAACTCACCGCCCCAGCTTCTCGCATCTTGATTCTGATTCATTTCAGTTTGCGCAAGTACCTCTGCTTTGCTAAATTCATTCAACTGTGACTCTTCAAGAGGTCTCAAGGACAGTTTTCCGCTTAGTATATTGTTGTCACTCTTTGCAGCAGAAGATCGAACACCTGAAGAGGCCAAGTTATTATTAAGTGATGCTGCATTAACCAATGGCTTCTTTAACCCCAGAGAAAGCTTCTTTACAATTGAATGTGGCTTCTTGTTTTCTTTACAGACAGCTGAAACTTCATGTGTGAGTTCTTCACAGCACAAGTCTTTCTTTTGAGATTGAGAAGGCAATGTAAGAGATAGTTTCTTCCTGCTCCCTCCGTTGTTAACGGATGAGGTTGCCTCGCAGAAACCAATCACCGCTTTTCTTTTCCCATTACCATCTATGTGTTATGCTGAAAAAAGATTCCACTGCTAAGTTCGGCTTAATCCCAGGCTTTTCGTGATTACCAGAAACTTTCTCATCTCCATGACTCTCAAGAAACAAAAAGGAAGCAACATTGGAACTTATACGAATACACAAAATCAACATTTGCTCACTGAATAAACAAAGTATGCACCTTAACCTCGCCTGCGTTTGGTCTTTCCTGAAATTGGAGGCTGGTGCTGCTTCCATCACCAGTCTTAACCTTTACAGCATACTTCTGGGTCATCTCTCGTGCCTTATAATCCAAAGCTTGTCTATTGTATTTGTACTTCCTGCTCTGAGACAAACAAATCCAGCAAAAGAAATAGTTAAGAAAAATCTCAAAGAGAAAATGACTTTGTGGTAAAACCTTTTTGGCGCATGTATTAAGACTTACAACTTCACACATCAAGCCATCATCCGGATTAGGTTCACTAAGCAACAACCCAATGCTCGTCAACACTGTAGAGATGTTCAATGATGGTTGCCAAGCACCCTGTGCTCACAACaagaaataaactaataatcacTCTTTATCTTTCTTTTCTAATGAAAGGGCGCCTTTGCTTCCTAATCACATTGGCACATCTGCTGTACCTTACACTAGTGCAAATTCAGATCAAGAAAGTCAAGAAACTAAATTTGATTCCAAAACTTATATAAGAATGCATTTCATCACTTGTACTGAGTACCTTTCATGTATGTATTCTAATACCAAAAACCACCAAAGACAAAGATTGGATTCAACAAAAAACTATGGAGCTTCTATTCAGCAATGGCTACAACATATCAATCAACAGTAAGAAGGAAGAAACAGAGTGTCACCTATGGCGCTGTTCCAACAGACTCAAGACCCTCAGTAATCTTCAGCTGCTTGAACAGAGTATTAATCCCTAATGTTACCATTCGATCCTTGTCAACCACAAAACTCCACTGCTCATTGCAAGGAGATATCCATACACCCGAACTAACATAGATAAGAACCATGTTTGTgtggatagagagaagagatagtgagatggatgaagaagaaagataaacaaagaaggaaaaagagaaagatAATGGGAGAGAAAAAAAGTGGGAAAGAAAATATTGTGCgagattttataaattaacttattttataaattaaagatttctccaataattcaaaatagatattaatttaaatcttatataaataattataaatttatataatgttttaaaccgtttttctctatttttacaaaattcaaaaatatatattttaaatcattatatatgttTCATTTACTCTTGTATTGATAGATACGTTAGATCCACATTTATTATATTCGATCCATTTGGTTCACTAGATCCGCTCAAAAGAGTTTCCTCTTTCGTTGAACTTTAGACAAGCATATTTTAAATTCCAAATGCAATCTGTTTGACTGAAAATCGTATCAAACAGTTTGCATTTggaatttaaaatatgtttgtctaaaggtatatatacatatatatatatatacatataccgTCTGTGTGTATTTTCTTAactagtaaataaataaataaaaagccaCCAGAAAGTAGATATGCTGAATTGAAACATCATTTGCTTTCatttttggttaaaaataaatactattagaaaatataatatattgtttgaATTTTGACTAGTATTGCGTAAAAGTAGTAGTACTTGATTTTAtctaaaactagattttgatttgtttgatttataactttatataataatcaTATACATTCGTTAAAAGTCTGAGATCATATTCATACTTAAACGTTTGCGTTTCGATGATTATACTTGAGAGTTTAGATATTTTAAGGATTGTATTTcagattaataaatttttataatatgttattaatGTTTTAAAGCGTGATTATGATCCACGATTTAAAATTTACAACGTATTCTATTAcaaattgataaattttataatgccgtatgttttggtttgtttttgaaaattcttattttcagttgctatttttaataaagttagcactgtaatataaataagttttaaaaactaatagaattttctatatatttttgttttctcaaaaatcaatttaaaatacatatcatatttactaatataattaaattggccttgaataaaacaaataaagataaataatgttTGGCCTTTGTTTACatccaaaaattttaaagattgAGTTTTTAACATCTAATCTTTAAAACAGGAGTACATTTTGTACTTAACCCTGAGTTTTTCTCAATAATTACTACCTTATGCAATTGGTATTAAACACAACGTTTTGCTTCTTTACTAAACCTACGTACGTTtgccttattttttttttaacactgtgAATCTTATTGAGCCACATGGACAAAAAATCCAGAGTATTACAAAAAATCAAAGCATAAAACCATACCAATAGGTATGTCAAGGAAACATAAACGCACTTCACACATACGAAGACAATAGTCTCATGATGGTGTGCGTTCGAATAGAAGGCTGCAGGAGAGGCTAGTGCTTCTGCAAAAATTAAGGATTGAAATTATTCACCCTCTCTACAATGGAAACTCATCAAGAGAGCATTGGACAATTTCCAAAATTGATGTCTTCTTGTTTGTTTCTAAACCATGAACTTGAATCCTTTAAACTGTTTGGCTCTTCTTTTATCCACATTAGCGGCTTGAAAAGAGCTTAGCTTATAAAGATTCATCTCAAAGAGGTTAATCCAACCAATTCGTTAACAAAAGAGAATGAAATTCCATAAACGCCAAAGACCACGAAAAACAATCTGATAGTAGACACACTGCTCCAGTAATACTGAAAAACCCCAACACTTCCAACTTCAGGACCACCATGAATGGACTCAAACAGGCTGGAAACAGAGCCTTTGCATCATGTGAGATGCACCGTGGCTTAGGATCGAAACATCACCATCTGCTCGAGTAGAGGCCAGAGAAGAACACAGTCTTTAAACTCCATAAACATCCTCTGTTCCAAGCCCCAAGATCTAATTGATACCCgacataaaacaacaaaaacactgAGAGAAACAACACAAGCGAGCTCCGATGCAAATACGACACACCGAACACGGCCTTGAAACCAAGATATTGAAACAAGATCTATGATATCAAGTGGACAAGCGGGCTAGCTACTCCGTTGATCAAAAGATCCGGAACCTCCATCATCATATCAGAGAAGTTTATGACCAAGGTAAGAACATTCAACCAAATCGCTCTAATCGTGCCACTCCACAACAACCTTCATCAGGCCAGAATAGATGAGACTGACGAGAGCCTCTCCTGGCGATGGCGAGGAACGCCGACCGCCGGAGAAGCTAGGATCTCGCCAAGAAGTTTAACGACGGCTGAAAGGTTtgggagaaaaaaaattaggttttcAGGAAATCAGATGGGTGAAATAACCAAAGCTTCTTAGCTATACtttttttcaaaagattcaTCGAGATCCTAACTCTATAACTTTTTCTAAAACCGATTATTAATGTTCACAAAATCTTGCAGATTGCAATAttcttcaaatatttaaatttctagCTTAGATAaggtaaacaataaaattacGAATCCTAAAATCTCGGTTTCCCTGGATATCTACCTAATATCACACTAGCTTTAAAATAAAGAACTTTTTCCTTTAATCACGTCATACAAATTTTATTTCCTAAATCAAAAATACATTGAGATTTTAGTTAGCAAAAATATCGGTTGTATTAGCCATATAAGAAACACATCGACTCTTCACATATGCAATACCATCCGAAAATGACTTCGAACAAGAGCATCACATTACTCAAAGACGTTGAACCGTTCAAGAGTTGTTGGTGTGTCCAGGTTAAGTTTCTTCACTCATGGATGGCAACAAACCAGTTATGGTTGACcgtatttatatttgtttattttgatataGTTAACGGTTTTGACACTTTTTGTTGTTTAAGGTTTCAAGATCCACTGTTCATGCAAGAGGTTATGATTTATAGGAAAGAGAAACATAGATCAATGTTAGAGGAACTGGAAGCTCTCCCTAAATATATCCTAAACCGTATAAAGGCTTATAGATATTGGGTTTAGGAACTCTCTTCTGATCTGCTGCACTTGCTCAAGCAAAGAGACAGTAACAACATTTTGTACTTAATtggagaaatacatatatagtGGGTTAAGGAGGAGCTGATTCAGGACTTTTAAAGGTAGCttatagttttttatttgagtttcaaaACCTTAGATGTTAATATGTTTTATCTGTTTAGATAGCTGTATAACAAAGAGGAAACATCCTAATTGTTAACAGGAGAGAGTCCATGGAGACCTCATGCAGACTTTTAAGTGAATGGTTGTGGAATGAACCCGCTTGTAGTTAAACTTTATAGTCTAATAAATTGTAAACAATAGCAACAAATCTcattttaacttcttttttttgaacaactaaaGTCAGTTTATCTATCTAccaaaaattgtttaattttatattttggttaataAATTACGATAAATTGGATTACTtgtcataatatatttttatattagataaGCAGCCAAATTAActacttttactatttttatacgcattataatactttatatacatacatagttgccattaaattattatatactgTACGAATTGTTTTACATGTAAACTAAATTTCTTTAGTCTGatcattttcaatttatttgACTACTCAGatacaattttcaaaataaatttatatacatcaaagtaattaaaaaatatataataaaaatatatttatgtataactTTTACcaataacaataaattttattatctaGATTTTAAATCTGTAAAACAAATTAGTAAATTACCACAGGGTATATTGAAATCAACTTTTCAATATACATTTAGTTCCATAAATGGAATATTCTATATGGAATatacacatattttaaaaaatagatgcTATTAAATAGGAAtatctaacatataaaaaagaatATCTAGCatactttaaaaattaaagctatTATGTTTAAACTATaagaatacaataaataaaattttaattaaatagtttACTCAAGATAGACATAATAGTTGAATTTATTTGACATATAAAAAACCTAGAGAcatataaatacttttaaaagaTAACATATTACCCGacacaatattatattttgaaaatatacatttattaataaacaCAATCATACTAAttggtttgatttattatataaataaaatagaaaaaaattaatgtaatatatattattaattgacAAGTATCTCATGtaacatattattttgataGTAAATGTAACTACTATACGAACAATCAATAAATATACGTACACAGATAAAAAACCGTCAATGAATcagataatattatttattttaaattgaataaACATTCGCGCGGGCGCGCGGATCAAAGTCTAGAACAAAACTAAATCACTTtgggttttgttttattaatttgagGAATGACATGTCAAtttaattatcttcaaaaagtAATGGAAGAATCATAAAAgagattttgttttaatagtatagctTCTTGTTTCTGAAAAAAGTGATTTATCCAATTTGGTAACGGAATATTGATTCTGTAAGTATTGACCAGTATCGCTACCAAGACCAGACTTGCCCCACACACACTATAAATGTATGGAATACATATGGCTAAATACTATACGAAGCAATCGCAAACTTTGAAACTCTAAACCAACACGTGAAGATGAAGAACGTTTCTCTCAAGCTTCCACTCTTGATTTTCATTTTGGTCATCACATCTAGTAAGTATTTCTTTTGCCTTTTAGAACAGTAGCGTTTGTGTTTCTTTTCACAAAtataaatagagaaaacaaaacttaacCGTTAAACCCCATTTATTTATGTGAATGATGGAGAAGATTTTGGAGTAGAAGCAAGAGAGTTAACTGAAGTTGAAGTTATGTCCGGAAGTACAAGTGACGCTGCCATAGGCAAGGCTCTGGGTCCAGCACATCCACCATGCCAGAGGGACGTCGATTGTAGGTTCGAATGTCCCAAGGGAGGATACTGCAACGATCGCTATGGGTTATGTGTTTGTCTCTGATCACTATTCTAATCTAATttccatataaaaaaaatgtatcgtCATCAATTCTTTAGACTACACTCATTTTGTATTTCAaggataaatataataaatcctATGCTTgatattcaatatgcaatctTGATTCgatccaaataaaacaaaacagttTTTTTCAAGGTTTACCACACTTGAGACTTCCTCTCCTTGCCAGTAATAATCTTGACCTCGAAGCGACTGttgcttcttcctcttctcctccaCTTTCTTCGCTGTCTAGAACAACAATGGATTCAGGCATTGATGCTTCTTCCAAGGCCGAATTCTCAAACTCTCCTCCCCAACTTGTCACATCTTGATTCTGATTCATTTCAGTTTGCGCAAGTACCTCTGCTTTGCTAACTTCATTCAACTGTGACTCTCCAAGAGGTCTCAAGGACAGTTTTCTGCTTAGTCTATTGTTGTCACTCTTTGCAGCAGAAGATCGAACACCTGAAGAGGCCAAGTTATTATTAAGTGATGCTGCATTAACCAATGGCTTCTTTAGCCCCAGAGAAAGCTTTTTTCCAATAGAGCGtggtttcttgttttctttacaGGCAGCTGAGACTTCATGTGTGAGTTCTTCACCAGACAAGTCTTTCTTTTGAGATCGAGGAGGCAAGGCAAGAGATAGTTTCTTCCTGCTCCCTCCGTTGTTACCGGATGTGTTTGCCTCGCAGAAACCAATAGCTGCTTTTCTTTTCCCATTACCATCCATTTGTTGATCAGTGCTACGACTCTCTTTATATGTCATGCTCAACGAAGATTCCACTGCTAAGTTCGGCTTAATCCCATCAGGCTTTTCGTGATTTCGAGCTAAAACACTAATTCCACTTTCAGAAACCTTGTCATTTCCATGACTCTAACGAAACAAAAAAGGAAGCAAAGTTATAATGAATATACGCAAAATGTTGATTTTGCGTATACGAATAAACTAACCTCGGCTGCGATAGGTGTTTCCTGAATTTGGAGGCTGGTGCTGCTTCCATCAACACCAGACTTGTAAACCTTGACAGCATACTTCTCTGTCATCTCCCGGGCCTTATAATCGAAAGCTTGTCTATTGTATTTGTACTCCCTGCTCTGAGACAATCAAACAAggccagcaaaaaaaaaaaaaaaatcaacaatctCATAGAAAAATGAGTTTGTAACCATGTAAGACTTACAACTTCACACATCAAGCCATCATCAGGATTGGGTTCAGTAAGCAACAATCGAATGCTAGTCAGCACTGTAGAGATGTTCAATGATGGTTGCCAAGCACCCTGTGCTCATAATCAGAAACAAACTAACCATTActatcaatctttttttttcctaattaaaaaaaaaaaatcatttttgctTGTTAATCATTTCATTACTAGTGCTGCTGAATAGCTTCATGTATTCTAATAGCCAAGAGCCACCAAAGACAAAGATGGattcaacaaaaactctattcaCTGCAACAAAAGGCAGTGAAGGAATAAAGAGAGTGACTGTCACCTAGTTACCTTGGGAGGGAGATTCAAGATGTCGAGGCAAATTCGGCCACTGTTATCGATGTTTGGATGGTAGATCTGTGTAGCAAAAGACACAATCGGAGGCTGAAACGGATATCTGATAGATCCAAAAACCTTATCATCATCAGACTCAAAACCAAAATCATAATCTGATAGTAAATACAAAGAGGTAGATCGTACTAACAACCTCTCTGGAATCTGAATCGTCACGTCGAAGATTCCATTAGCGTAAACAGTATCTTCAGGTCCTTCCATCTCTgtggaaagaaaacaaaaagagacaAGGGTTAAATCGATATTTGAAATAGAGAGAGAcaaaaggatattgagaagAAGCAAACGAGCATCGATtgaggagaaagatgagagatcGCCGGAGCCAGAAGCGGCGGAGGAGAGGTGTGGAAACGAAGCGCCGTGAGGTGGATCGGAGAGGAGGAGCTTCAGCTCTCTCTGCATCCTCATGCTTAATCTCGCTGCTTGAGCCATTGTGTTGAATGCTTTGCTTCGTTTCGCTTCCGATTTTGAGTATCTTAGGCAAAATGGGATTGGCACTGGCGTGGCTGGGAAGATTTTGGATTTTGGGGTTTTGATGAAAAAAGAGCTCTGATATGAACCGTTCTTTAGATGATAGATTCCCTTTCACACGATTCAACGGCTCGGATCAGTTATatattttgaagagaaaaacaaataatGTTGACACCCACGCCCTTTCGGGCCAGAAACTTAATCTGGCGcgttagagcatgtttattgcaaGTCTTTTAGATTAGAGTTTTTAGAGTAATATAAGATACAGTCTCTTGTTATAAATCAAGTGGTGATCGACCCATATCAGATCCAAACTGTTCGGTTCATCAGCTATCCATTCGACCCATTCGCTAATGACTTAAGCGAATGAGAGTTTACATTTATCTATACTTGATGTTTATCTTTTTCCATATGTATTTAGGATAAATATTATTTCCTATTTCTATTAGAAATAtgatttccttttctccaatGACTGTCTAAATAAAACggtctaatacttgtataaatatAGACATCTGGTCATGAGTAATAATAAGCTTACACATTATCTCTTTTATAacatttcttaacttttaactaaaaaaactaagagacaGAAACCatatcttatattacgctaagaaCCACAACCTAAGAAACCTCCAATAAATATGCTCTTACACCAACTCGGCCATATCAACTTTTGTTATTTGCATTTTCtcattagatatataatttgttccatatgtataatattatttgatatgAATTTTTTGGGTGATCGATCTAAAAGTCCACCGAGAGTTTGTTTCATACATTGCCCAAAACACAGATATGTGGACTGCTTCGTCCTATGCCGGCCCTCAACTCTAGATCGATGACGGCTAACCCTAGGAAAAATTGATCTATTGGAAAGGCGATGACGGCTAACCCTAGGAGCGACGACGAAGGCGAAAACTCGGAGAATCCAAAAGGCGACGGAGATGGGAAATCGGCGGAGGATCTCTCGCAGGCAGTTCTAGAGACGATGATTGCTGAGGGTGACAAATCGGTGGACGGAAACTGTGCGGGAGAACATACGGGTGAGTCAGGCGGCCCGGAGGGTAATGCTGAGGCTGTCCCTCCACAGGTTGGTTCCGTACTGCAAGTGGGACAAGGCAAATCCAAGGGTAATGATGAGACTGTCTCTCCTCGGAGGAATGGTTCTCAGGAGAATCCTTCGGTAGGGTCTGTTGGATCAGGTTCAAAGAGTTCCTATTCGGAGGCAGTGAGAGAAACACTTCCGGAAACCGATCGGTTTCAACCTGATTTTGTAGTGAAGGACGGTGTTGCTGATATCAACATCCCTGAGGAGATTTTGGAGGATGCTGAGCCACTATGGAAATGTTTTGTGGTGGGATATTTTATGAATGATGCTCCACACATTGGTTCGATTCATGCGACGGTGAATAGAATTTGATCTTCACAAGGGAAAGGTCCTAAGATTGATGTGCAATTCATTGATAAGAATACAGTTCTGTTCCGCATTGAAGATGCTCAGGTGCGGAGTAGGATTCTAAGGAGGAAGTATTGGCATATAGCCGAGGTGCCCCTGGTTTTGAACGAATGGAGTCCGGAGTCAGCACGTGCTCCTCCTGACCTCTCGGCCATGCCTTTGTGGGTGGATTTTGTGAACTTGCCAGGATACTTGTATTCTAAGAAAGGAATTTGTTTTCTACCGCGAACAGCAGGGAAATTTGTCAAACTGCATCCTAACACTAAAAAGTGTATTCGGTTGGATGTAGCGAGAGCTTTGGTTGAAGTGGACTTGCAGAAACCACTACCATGCAAGATCTGTTTTAAAGATAGGGATGGCTCAGCGGGGACCATTGGATATCACCCAGCCTGTAGGGAGCTCAACCTCACCCACCTGAGCTTTGCAGATGATACTGTTGTGTTCACCAATGGGAAACCACAGTCTCTGACGGGTACCTTAGAGGTCTTCAATGAGTTTGCTACATTATCTGGTCTATGTATCAACGTGTCGAAGTCGACAGAGTTTACAGCTGGGAGAGGGAAGCAAGTACTTGAAGAAGAGGCTGCAGCAATAGGGTTATCGGTATCTGCTCTGCCAATAAAATATTTGGGGCTACCTCTCACTACGAAGATCATGTCAAGGTCGGACTATGAACCGTTGTTGGCTAAGATCCGGAACAGGATGCTAAGTTGGACAAGTAAGGCTCTATCTTTCGCGGGGCGTTTACAGTTGATTCAATCAGTTATAGCGAGTATAACAAATTTCTGGTGCTCAGCTTTCTCCTTGCCTCAAGGATGTATTGATGACATCGAGAGTATGTGTTCAGCTTTTTTTGTGGAGTGGATCTCCCAATATTACCCATAAAGCAAAGGTAGCTTGAGATGTTGTTTGCACAGCAAAGGCGGAGGGTGGTTTGGGGATCCGGAAAATAAAGGAGATGGATACTGTTTTCTCTCTAAAACTGATCTGGTGCATTTTTGCAAAGTCTGATTCGCTATGGGTAGCTTGGGTGAGACTATACTTAATAAGGGATGAGTCTTTTTGGGATGTCAAAGTCCGTTCAGGAGGATCGTAGGTTTGGAATAAATTGCTGCAGTTGAGGCCTCTTGCTCATTTGTTTCTGCGTATGGAGATACATGATGGGAATTCAGTTCGTTTTTGGTCAGACCTCTGGCATTCTTTGGGTAGATTGATCGAGATCATTGGCGAAGGGGGCATCATGAAACTTGGAATTCCTCGTAACGCCAGAATCAAGGATGTGATTCAAGGTGGAGAGTGGCGTGTGCGTTGCTGGGACCGAAATATTCGAGAGCTTGTGGAGGAGCTCAAGCAGTTTCCAGTGATACTAGAGCAACATGTGACTGACTCTGTTTTATGGATAGACGGATCGCATGACTATCGAAATAGTTTCTCTTCTAAGGC
The window above is part of the Brassica napus cultivar Da-Ae chromosome C3, Da-Ae, whole genome shotgun sequence genome. Proteins encoded here:
- the LOC125583687 gene encoding probable ubiquitin-conjugating enzyme E2 37 isoform X1 → MAQAARLSMRMQRELKLLLSDPPHGASFPHLSSAASGSGDLSSFSSIDARLLLLNILLSLSISNIDLTLVSFCFLSTEMEGPEDTVYANGIFDVTIQIPERYPFQPPIVSFATQIYHPNIDNSGRICLDILNLPPKGAWQPSLNISTVLTSIRLLLTEPNPDDGLMCEVSREYKYNRQAFDYKAREMTEKYAVKVYKSGVDGSSTSLQIQETPIAAESHGNDKVSESGISVLARNHEKPDGIKPNLAVESSLSMTYKESRSTDQQMDGNGKRKAAIGFCEANTSGNNGGSRKKLSLALPPRSQKKDLSGEELTHEVSAACKENKKPRSIGKKLSLGLKKPLVNAASLNNNLASSGVRSSAAKSDNNRLSRKLSLRPLGESQLNEVSKAEVLAQTEMNQNQDVTSWGGEFENSALEEASMPESIVVLDSEESGGEEEEATVASRSRLLLARRGSLKCGKP
- the LOC125583688 gene encoding putative defensin-like protein 257 — translated: MKNVSLKLPLLIFILVITSNFGVEARELTEVEVMSGSTSDAAIGKALGPAHPPCQRDVDCRFECPKGGYCNDRYGLCVCL
- the LOC125583687 gene encoding probable ubiquitin-conjugating enzyme E2 37 isoform X2, with the protein product MAQAARLSMRMQRELKLLLSDPPHGASFPHLSSAASGSGDLSSFSSIDAQMEGPEDTVYANGIFDVTIQIPERYPFQPPIVSFATQIYHPNIDNSGRICLDILNLPPKGAWQPSLNISTVLTSIRLLLTEPNPDDGLMCEVSREYKYNRQAFDYKAREMTEKYAVKVYKSGVDGSSTSLQIQETPIAAESHGNDKVSESGISVLARNHEKPDGIKPNLAVESSLSMTYKESRSTDQQMDGNGKRKAAIGFCEANTSGNNGGSRKKLSLALPPRSQKKDLSGEELTHEVSAACKENKKPRSIGKKLSLGLKKPLVNAASLNNNLASSGVRSSAAKSDNNRLSRKLSLRPLGESQLNEVSKAEVLAQTEMNQNQDVTSWGGEFENSALEEASMPESIVVLDSEESGGEEEEATVASRSRLLLARRGSLKCGKP